Within the Eucalyptus grandis isolate ANBG69807.140 chromosome 1, ASM1654582v1, whole genome shotgun sequence genome, the region ACAAGTCCGGGCAAATCCACGAGGCGGTCATCGGTCCGCTGGAACCTAATACGGTATATTACTACCGGTGCAGCTCGGACTCGGCCCGCGAGTTCAGTTTCAAAACCCCTCCGACGCAGTTTCCCATCAAATTCGCAGTGGCAGGTATGTGGAAGAATGTGATTATCAACAAGGATTTTCACCTTTGTTAAGAGGGTAGTCCAAAGTACGGGTGATCGGTTCCTAGTTCAGTCTAGTTTCAAGATGGAACCGGGGGAACTAGACTGggagaaccggttcccaaaaattggaaccaggGATCAAACTGATTGATCCTAAGAATGGAAATTGGACCGAATCATCGGTCCAGTCCGATTTTAGTCTAATCCAATGGAACCAATCACTACTTTTTTTTCTCCACTacttggaaccggaccaagaTAGTACTTAGTtcatattttactatttttttaaagaaataataaaataaaaatgaatatttagTCGATCCTGTTCGGTCCAATCTGGTTACCcttggaactaggaaccggaccaaactAGCCGGTTTGGTCCGGTCCAGTCCGGCTAGTTCCCCATTCAGGCAATCAATTTTGTACACCCCTAGTCCAAAGTTTGACATGGCATGATGCAGGCGACCTTGGACAGACTGGATGGACCAAAACGACCCTTCAACACATTGGGCAATCGACCTATGATGTCCTGCTGCTGCCCGGTGACCTGTCGTACGCCGACTTCTACCAGCCTCGGTGGGACTCGTTTGGCCGCCTCGTTGAGCCCCTCGCCAGCCAGAGGCCCTGGATGGTGACCCAAGGCAACCACGAGATTGAGAAGATACCACTCATCCATCCTAGTCCCTTCACGTCCTACAACGCGAGGTGGCGGATGCCATTTGAGGAGAGTGGCTCGGACAGCAACCTCTACTACTCGTTCGATGTCGCTGGCGTCCATGTCGTCATGCTGGGCTCGTACACGGACTTTGACCCGAGCTCGGCCCAGTACAAGTGGTTGCAAGCCGACCTGGGGAAGGTGGACCGGACGAGGACCCCTTGGATAGCTGTGCTGATCCATGCTCCCTGGTATAATTCTAACACTGCTCATCAAGGCGAGGAGGAATCGATTGGGATGAAAGCCTCCATGGAAGGTTTGCTCTATCAAGGGCGAGTCGATGTGGTTTTCGCCGGGCATGTGCATGCGTATGAACGCTTTGTAAGCTCCCTAATCCTTCTCTGTTCTATGTTTTGTTGAGGCTATGCATTCCTCCTGGTTTATCATCTCTGCTTTAATTTCTCTTTAGACCCGTGTCTACAATGGAAGTGCCAATGATTGCGGCCCGGTGCACATCACCATCGGCGACGGCGGCAACCGGGAAGGCCTTGCCAAAAGGTTTTTCTCGTGTTCCTTGTCCAAATGCTTCTTTCTGCCTCTCAGTCTTCAAATCTAAAATCACTGCGGATTCAGCTCTGAAACTGTGATGCGATCCTTTAGAATTCATATGCATAATGTATTTAAATTGATAGCTTGTACAATGAAACCGAAGTCAACTGAAAGTGGCAAAAAGTTGAACTTCAATTTGCATTTTGCCGCAGCTGACTAACCATAAATGGATTTAACTATAAAGCCGCTGCTTCCCTTGCCAGGTACATAAATCCAGCACCGCCGATATCAGTATTCCGGGAGGCGAGCTTTGGGCACGGGCAACTGGAGGTAGTGAATGCGACTCATGCACTCTGGACATGGCATAGAAATGACGATGATGAGGATATGGAAGCAGATTCAACTTGGTGGACAAGCCTCTCGTCTAACCCTGCATGTAAAGTGTGATAACCTTGATACAGTGTTATAGAAACACCCGAATGCGCAAGGCAATTGTTGGATATAGGCAAAGTCGGTTCGGGGATAGAATAAATAGATTGTGTTCCATGTAAATATTTGGATCTCAGAAAGGAATGAAACATCTTATTTTAACAGGGCTCTTTGCTTCCTCCGATGATATAATGATAATAAGATTTTGTTTGTGATTAGGCAGATCTAGAGGTGAGATGCGCAGGTATCCACTAAATTGTTCATCTTTGTTCCTACGACATAGACATTGGTGAACATTAAGGCTTTCTTTTTATGTAGAAACTTGGCCCTTGATCGAGCTGAGGATCTTGAGTGATCCGATGCGAGTCTTCTCCCCTTCTTCGGCGTCGTCTGCCATGAGAGCGGATAGCTTGCCTCGTTATGGATAATTTCTAAAGAAGCACTTGATTGTCTTCAATCTTCATTTCCCATTCCTTGTGCGGTTCACCTTGGGGCCTCTTCCCTTTCCCGCAAGGGGGATTGGATGGACCTTCTTTCGCTCTACCCCACCTTTCCCTTCGTTCTTCGGTTTGGAAGTGTTGGGCTCAGATAAGCCCACACGAGTTTCAGCCATGGCCTTGGAGATATCTTGGACACCTTGTCATTGGAGCTCTTTTCTTGTCCAGGCTTAAACCATCCATGAAAGCAACGAGAGAGCTTCCCATCCCCAAGGTCAGGGATCTTGAGCCCGAGCTCGGTGAACTCGTTGACGTAACCATTCCCATTCGTGTGAGCCAACAAAGCTTGCCATGGGCCTCGTCGTCGGCGAACTTGGGGAACAAATTTCTCCCAAAATTCCATCACAGATTCATCCCAAGTATTATTGATGGGATCGACACTTGGCTTCATCTTGCCTCCCCGATGATGCAACATTAGCATCGCAACATCGGACAAAAACATAGAAGCCATTCTCACCTTGGTGCTCTTGCCGTGCATGTTGATGGTGTCAAAGTATTACTCCATACTCCAAATAACTTTGTCCACGCCCTTAACAGAGCAGTTGTCCTTGAACTCCTCGGTTCTCGGCACGTCAACTTTAGGTACCGCTAGAACAGATCACACTCCTTTACAATGTTAGCTTTACACAAGACTAACTTGGTCTTGAGCTCTTGAACTTCTAACTCCAATGCCTTGACCATGGTTTCAAGGCCTTTATCAGTCTCATTCAAGTGGGCTGTGACTAGATTCTTGGCATCCACTCCTTCATTTCCTCCCATTCTTCATGTCCCCTAGGGCCACCATCTCCTTGTTTAGCCTTTCCTCAAAGGCAGACATGAGGTCCCTCGAATTGTCTTGGCCTTTCCACGGTTGTCCTTGTCTTGGAAGGACAACCTTCGAGTGCATTTGGGTTTAACTTTCTGAAAAGGGTTTCCACATCCAAAACCCCTCAAGGAAATATTAGAGTGTTTAGCAAGCTTTGCTAAGgaatttttggccaaatattagCTTTGGGAAAGCTGAAAGCCAAATACAAATAGAAAccagctttgggctttcaacgtTTGGTCAAACGCTCAAATTAGTTTTTCCCTTCTAAAAAATACTCACAAATTATTTAGTTTTTCAGTTTTGCCCCTTGtcgttactgttcatcttctttgtgtGAGGACAGCCTACAATGGCCAACAAGGCTAGATTGAGCAAGCAACTAACCTCAAGCCTAGTCACCTGCGGTTGCACAACCCTCACTCAAGGTCGCATGACCTCAGACGATGACCGCCACTACCATATTTAGCTAGCTGGCAGCCTTAGCCCTTCACCGAAGTTGGCAAAGAGTTTGAtatgttttaataaaaaaactaaatccAAAAGccctttgcaaaaaaaaaaaaaaaaaacaaaacaaaacaaaaccaaaacaaaaatgcCAAACACTACCTAGGCCAAAATagctttgtaaaaaaaaattatcaaatgtaATTTGCACTTCTCTAAGACCCTTTAGGTCAAAGGCATTGCATTTCCTCAAGGCACATTTTCAAAACCGAACCGAATGCAACATCATAGTTAGAAGCCATTATGACAACAATATTGCTGTGAAACCACTTTCATGGGCCAATACTTTGAATCGTGAACTGTGCGGCACTCAAATCTTAATATGCCTTTGTTTGGGCTAAGTAAGTTTTACTTGCTCTTActcactctcactctcaatCGAggaaattctaaaaataaactCTCAAGGccgtttgaattttttttaaacttggaTGGATACAATGGGGAGGATACACATGTATTTATATGAGCCAATCCTCTTATAATAATTGATTTACAATTCCATCTAACAAAAGATGAATGAGAAGTCTCTAGAAtcggtagtttttttttttttttttttttgggggtggtcAGACTCTAGAATCGATAGTTTTTCTTTGGTCACTAGAGTCGATAGTTCACTTGCACCAATTCGGACGTCCTTTCTACGAGAAGGGGCGCGAAATTCGGGGTTTGCCCTCGAAATCATCTTTAAAGAGCAAAATGAATGGGTGATTCCGAAATAACTTTGAAGGCCCACTTGAATCaaagataaaatttctttttggcCTTCCATTTTGCTTGAATCGAGGCTTCCACTTACGACGTCTTTTCGGCTGCGAGAGAGAGTGCAACGCCAGGCACGTACGCGCAAAGGTCATGATTGATGAGCACAATCCCAATCCCCAAAAGAAGGGCATTATCACAGCTCACGTCGATATTCAAATCGAAGCCATCATCCCTGTGTGTAATGAAGCACTGCAAAACGCCAAAGCAAAAGGCAAAATGAGCTACACGAGGCTCAATACAAAGTGGGAACAAGGGCGAACCCGATGTGGCCATTGCGCGTTGAAACGTTTCGGCGAGAAATGATGATGGCGAACGCTTCCCGACGCCCCCCCAAACAACATGATGACCCGAAAATAAGAATGTGGGCGACCGGATATGGTACCCCTAATTTCCCACATGGAGACAAAAGTAGGGTCATTATTGATGGGGAGGGAGTAAGAGAGGTCATGATGGTCGGAACTTCGAACCGATCCATGCCCATCATTGCGTATCTTTGGGGACGGCCTATCCCCTTTATCTTTTGAGAGGGATAGAGATAAAGGAGATTCAGTTTAATCCCACGGCCATAATATCCATTTCTATGCCCAAAGGAAGAATCCGAAGAGACCCAAGTTTGACGTGGTTAGAATGCCAAGTTCCGGCTTTCTACCTCAATTTTTTGAGGATCGTTTGTTTAAACCTAATAAATTGCGTGTCAATTGGTTTGGATACGCCAACAGGCCTTCGTCAATGAAAGAACAAGTTGCGAGATGTGATATCATTGAtgtttcgaaaaagaaaaagaaaaacatatataAACCAACTTCTACTTAGAGaaaggaaaccatttgaaagaattatcaaaaaagtcttaaatttattttgctTACAACAATTtgattctaaatattttaatttgagcaatttaatcttaaatattttaacaatttattaatGTAGCATATCCAGTCATTATTAGCCGAAAATTGATTATATGGATATTAATTACCTTACATGACATAACAGATGCTAatgtggaaaatttttaaacttgataatattacttcaattttttattaatttttttcagttgttttatttcttttcaattttttaaattcttaagGGTCAACTTAGGGGCTAGCAACCATCGCTAGCCTCTAGTAAGGGTCACAACCCTCGCCCACGGCAAGGTAAGGGTCACAATTCTCGCATGCTACCCTTGCTCAATGTGAGGGCAGCAAGCCTTCATCGGCCACTCAAGAAGGGCTAGTGTGGTTACGAGTTGTCGCCTAGTTTCGGCAAGAGTTGTTGCACCCACACACAACCGACAAGGGCTAGGAGTCCTCACCGACCACAAGGAGGGTCACAATCCTCACCCAACTATAAGTGAGGGCCGCAAGCCCTCACCTAGACCTAAGTAAGCACCATAAGCTCTCGCCTAGTTCTAAGTGAGGGTAGCAGTGGCTGACGAGGGTTGTGGGGCCTCAGTCAATAGCCAGCGGCCTAGGCCgcctttgaaaagaaaagtaaaagataaaagaaaagaacaaatgaaaaaaaattgtccacttcAACATTGCCTAAGCCACATCGAATGATTGACATCCTCTTCAtcaattttcaaggaaaattggTCGAATaaactatattggcaaatttaTCAAAAGGCTTATCATTAAACTGgctaaattaaaatgtttaaaactaaattagtacaaacgCAATATGTATTAGAACtttcttggtaatttttctAAAACTATTTTGTaagaaaatgacattaaaagtgtcataacttttgttCATTACTTACTTCAATCCCAAGACTTTTTGCCAAATCacttaaatataaaatcaaagaaaaatgatcatttaagtgcctcTAGtatacttaccaaaaaaaaaaaagtgcctcTAGTATTAAATTTCAGCCGAAAATTCTATGTGGCTTTTTAAgattaattatatataatgACGTGGtttttttgatgaaaaagaaatgccAACTCGGAAACTCCAgccactctctccctcttcttcttaaCCAAACAACTTATTCCAATTGACCCATCCGTCTTCCCTAGTAGGCTGTCGCCACCATCTTCGTCTCCTCCAGTTTTCCCTAACTCGGCTTCATCTCCTTTCATGCATCACAGCCCCGACACCCCCTCCTCACCACTTAGCCCTCTTGCGGCTCCAACGCTACCTCCGGAGTCGTCAACCATTGCTGTTGTCCATAGACAGCCGTGCCCCGCTGTCTCCATCGCTCGACAACTCACTCGTCTCGTTCAAGCCTTGGTTTGCTCCTTCCTAAAGCCCCCGGACATTTTTTACCTTGTACTCCAACGACTACTGTAGAAGCTCCAATTTCACCTAGAGTCAATGTCACAGAAGAGGAACCAAAGGCCCCATTTTTGAAGCTTTTGTTTTCGCTCTTCAAAAGCTCGCGAATTCTCGCCTGAGTTTCGCTCATCCGTTCTTGACACACGAAATAGAGCCGCTTGCGATGCTCGTACTCTCTATTGCAAGATTCATCTCGAAAGCTTGGCCCAAATTGCcgattttttaattaggtttgaagaagagaagatttGTTCGATTCACTGAATCGGGGCAAACCATGCTAAATGACATCGCTCGGGTACATATGCTGAGTGAAGTTGTGGGCGAGTCCCATTAGTccgaaaaaattagaaaatattgcaaTATCAGATATTCGGTATCCCGAATTATAGTTTGCACTCAAGTGATTGCCACTTAAGTAATccactaaaaaaatttaatactaAAGTTAACGTTAAAcgaaagttatagcacttataATGCCATTTTCCCCTATTTTATCCAATAATCACATGATATTAATAGCAATTTTCTAATTGTCGAATTCGTGAACTCGCTCATAGGATTGTTTCATTACCTATTTTCATCAGATGGGGATCAAGTACGAGCAACACATGATATACTTTCTTCTCGAGGATGCTCACCGACAAAACCTGTGTCCAGAGCTGGTCACGTGAAATCGGTTGATATCACACCAAATCACATGAAGATACACTCACCTTAGTCGGGGCCTCACGTGTGCCCCTTCGTGGTCCTTAAAGGCGTTAAGTGAAGATCTAAATTTCCCTAAAGTTGAGAGGATCATAATCTCCACAGTGTAAATGAATAGTTTGGCATATATTTTGTTGGACAAATCAAGCCACCAGTACTACAGAATCAATTTTGagtaaaatttaacatgcaTGGTTCCTTCTAGCTTAGTAGTTTTCTCCATATATGTCAGCTTCATGGATATAATCAAATAATCATGAAGATccaatcaaataataataataataatcatcatcatcatgaaaaTTATTGCCCAAACTCACTTTCCGTTAATTCTTACTCTCGTTTTATTAAGCCGTAGAACTCACTAGTCTCTACAGGATTTACGTCCGAAGCTTGCCATCTTGTATCATTTTGTAATCCTATGCAATACACTTGCCCtattttttgtcatattttttaTCGGACAGCATTTTCAGACATCTAAACTTCTTCCGACCACACTTCAAATTGACGGGTCACGACATTTCACATCCGGCACATTTTATTTAGTTGAGTTTGTACATGGTCGTAATATATAACCCACAAACCAAAGACAAATTCGTTAAAAGATGTATCCAATTCATGCATGACATTATTCATTCTCTATCGTCCTACATACTTTATGATCCTATTATAATACCATGGAGGTAGCAAGCAGTGAAAAGGATGGCAATAATAATCTCCTCCCCCGGCATGATGAGAATCATCAATTCCGAAACCACTCATCAACACGAGCCGCCTTCCATGCTCACATCTCAT harbors:
- the LOC104438162 gene encoding probable purple acid phosphatase 20 — protein: MRAPMRPRLALLVLMAAAFAGACFGLAGAAGTLPYDRPGPRPDVFVRDSDDEDSASPQQVHVSLVGRDKMRISWITRGSAPPTVDYGKSPGTSQNSATGSTTTYKYALYKSGQIHEAVIGPLEPNTVYYYRCSSDSAREFSFKTPPTQFPIKFAVAGDLGQTGWTKTTLQHIGQSTYDVLLLPGDLSYADFYQPRWDSFGRLVEPLASQRPWMVTQGNHEIEKIPLIHPSPFTSYNARWRMPFEESGSDSNLYYSFDVAGVHVVMLGSYTDFDPSSAQYKWLQADLGKVDRTRTPWIAVLIHAPWYNSNTAHQGEEESIGMKASMEGLLYQGRVDVVFAGHVHAYERFTRVYNGSANDCGPVHITIGDGGNREGLAKRYINPAPPISVFREASFGHGQLEVVNATHALWTWHRNDDDEDMEADSTWWTSLSSNPACKV